A genomic region of Dreissena polymorpha isolate Duluth1 chromosome 4, UMN_Dpol_1.0, whole genome shotgun sequence contains the following coding sequences:
- the LOC127876853 gene encoding uncharacterized protein LOC127876853, translating to MTKAFINGTRQYGVPSRVRSDKGLENTGVGAFMISYRGPGRGSFITGKSVHNQRIERLWRDMYSACTNVFHQLFQHLEETGRLDLSSEVHMWCLHLVYVPLIQRAFDRFRDGWNCHRLSEERGRTPTQLYLQGMIEHAGRGHRGVDDMFFEPQEEQLSVSEEDYGVDEEAPVASANDDELQVSSVTTPIDHEQMAELTNRIRPLDSEDGLAVDLFEQAVSFCSQALNI from the coding sequence ATGACGAAAGCCTTCATAAATGGTACTAGGCAGTATGGTGTACCTTCCAGAGTGAGATCGGATAAAGGTCTGGAAAACACAGGAGTTGGAGCCTTCATGATATCCTATCGAGGCCCTGGTCGTGGATCCTTCATTACTGGGAAGAGCGTCCACAACCAGAGGATCGAGCGGCTCTGGAGGGACATGTATTCTGCATGTACCAATGTGTTCCACCAGCTCTTCCAACATCTAGAGGAGACGGGTCGCTTGGACCTGAGCTCCGAAGTACACATGTGGTGCTTACACCTGGTGTATGTTCCACTCATTCAGCGGGCCTTTGACCGCTTCCGTGACGGATGGAACTGCCACAGACTGAGTGAGGAGAGGGGCAGAACACCCACCCAGCTTTATCTGCAGGGCATGATAGAGCATGCAGGACGTGGTCATCGAGGGGTTGATGACATGTTCTTTGAACCTCAGGAGGAACAACTGAGTGTCTCAGAGGAAGACTATGGAGTAGATGAGGAAGCTCCTGTAGCCTCAGCAAATGACGATGAGCTACAGGTGTCCTCTGTTACAACACCCATTGACCATGAACAAATGGCAGAACTAACTAATAGAATAAGACCCTTGGATTCAGAGGATGGTTTGGCTGTTGACTTGTTTGAACAGGCTGTGTCCTTTTGTTCGCAGGCATTAAACATATAA